Proteins co-encoded in one Arachis stenosperma cultivar V10309 chromosome 7, arast.V10309.gnm1.PFL2, whole genome shotgun sequence genomic window:
- the LOC130942088 gene encoding ubiquitin C-terminal hydrolase 13-like isoform X1, which produces MTVMTPAPIDQQDDEEMLVPHTDLAENNHQPMEVVAQPEAANTVESQPVEDPQSSRFTWKIPEFSRMNTKKLYSDVFIVGGYKWRVLIFPKGNNVDYLSMYLDVADSSNLPYGWSRYAQFSLAVINQVHNKYSVRKDTQHQFNARESDWGFTSFMPLGELYDASRGYLVNDTLVVEAEVLVRRIVDYWTYDSKKETGYVGLKNQGATCYMNSLLQTLYHIPYFRKAVYHMPTTENDMPSGSIPLALQSLFYKLQYSDTSVATKELTKSFGWDTYDSFMQHDVQELNRVLCEKLEDKMKGTVVEGTIQKLFEGHHMNYIECINVDYKSTRKESFYDLQLDVKGCRDVYASFDKYVEVEPLEGDNKYHAEQFGLQDAKKGVLFIDFPPVLQLQLKRFEYDFMRDTMVKINDRYEFPLQLDLDREDGKYLSPEADRTVRNLYTLHSVLVHSGGVHGGHYYAFIRPTLSEQWYKFDDERVTKEDTKRALEEQYGGEEELPQTNPGFNNTPFKFTKYSNAYMLVYIRESDKDKIICNVDEKDIAEHLRERLKKEQEEKEHKKKEKAEAHLYTIIKVARDEDLSEQIGKDIYFDLVDHDKVRSFRVQKQLSFNTFKEEVAKEFGIPVQFQRFWLWAKRQNHTYRPNRPLTHIEEAQSVGQLREVSNKVHNAELKLFLEVELGPDLRPIAPPEKTKDDILLFFKLYDPEKEELRYVGRLFVKSTGKPSEILTKLNEMAGYDPDEDIGLYEEIKFEPNVMCEPIDKKLTFRASQLEDGDIVCFQKGPVTVMDSEDHIRYPDVPSYLEYVHNRQVVHFRSLDKPKEDDFCLEMSRLYTYDDVVEKVAQQLGLEDPSKIRLTPHNCYSQQPKPQPIKYRGVEHLSDMLVHYNQTSDILYYEVLDIPLPELQGLKTLKVAFHHATKDEVVIHTIRLPKQSTVGDVLDDLKTKVELSHPNAELRLLEVFYHKIYKVFPPNEKIENINDQYWTLRAEEIPEEEKNLGPHDRLIHVYHFTKDTAQNQMQIQNFGEPFFLVIHEGETLTEIKDRIKKKLQVPDDEFAKWKFAFFSLGRPEYLQDSDIVSSRFQRRDVYGAWEQYLGLEHTDNAPKRAYAVNQNRHTFEKPVKIYN; this is translated from the exons ATGACCGTGATGACTCCCGCTCCCATTGAC CAGCAGGACGACGAGGAGATGCTTGTTCCGCACACTGATTTGGCTGAGAACAATCACCAACCTATGGAAG TTGTAGCTCAACCTGAAGCTGCCAACACTGTGGAAAGTCAGCCTGTTGAGGACCCTCAATCATCGAGATTCACCTGGAAAATTCCTGAATTTTCTAGGATGAATACAAAAAAGCTCTATTCAGATGTATTTATTGTTGGTGGTTATAAATG GCGTGTGCTCATCTTCCCTAAAGGGAACAACGTGGACTATTTGTCCATGTATTTGGATGTTGCAGATTCATCTAATTTGCCGTATGGTTGGAGTAGATATGCACAATTTAGCTTGGCAGTTATCAATCAAGTCCATAATAAGTACTCTGTGAGAAAAG ACACGCAGCACCAATTCAATGCACGAGAAAGTGATTGGGGTTTCACGTCCTTCATGCCACTTGGTGAATTGTATGATGCCAGTAGAGGCTATCTTGTGAATGATACTCTTGTAGTTGAAGCTGAGGTTCTTGTTCGTAGAATCGTTGATTATTGGACTTACGATTCAAAGAAAGAGACAGGTTATGTTGGGCTTAAGAACCAGGGAGCCACATGTTATATGAATTCTCTTCTCCAAACACTCTACCATATTCCTTACTTTCGAAAG gCAGTGTACCATATGCCAACAACAGAAAATGATATGCCGTCTGGAAGCATCCCTTTGGCTCTGCAGAGTCTATTCTACAAGCTCCAGTATAGTGATACCAGTGTTGCAACAAAGGAACTGACAAAATCTTTTGGATGGGATACCTATGATTCTTTCATGCAGCATGATGTTCAAGAACTAAATAGAGTCCTTTGTGAAAAACTTGAAGACAAAATGAAG GGAACTGTTGTGGAGGGAACTATCCAGAAGTTATTTGAAGGGCATCATATGAACTATATTGAGTGCATCAACGTGGACTATAAATCAACTAGAAAGGAGTCATTTTATG ACCTTCAGCTTGATGTCAAGGGCTGTCGTGATGTTTATGCTTCCTTTGATAAGTATGTTGAAGTTGAACCTCTTGAGGGTGACAACAAATACCATGCTGAACAATTTGGTTTGCAG GATGCTAAGAAGGGTGTCCTATTTATTGATTTCCCTCCTGTTCTTCAGCTTCAGCTGAAAAGATTTGAATATGACTTTATGAGGGACACTATGGTAAAG aTTAATGACCGTTATGAGTTTCCTTTGCAACTTGACCTTGATCGTGAGGATGGGAAGTATTTATCACCTGAGGCTGATAGGACAGTTCGCAATCTTTACACACTCCACAG TGTTTTGGTTCACAGTGGTGGTGTGCATGGCGGACATTATTATGCGTTTATAAGGCCAACTCTGTCTGAGCAATG GTACAAATTTGATGATGAGAGAGTGACAAAAGAAGATACTAAGCGGGCATTAGAGGAGCAATATGGTGGTGAGGAGGAG TTACCTCAGACAAATCCTGGATTCAATAATACTCCGTTCAAATTCACCAAATATTCAAATGCTTACATGCTGGTGTACATACGTGAATCCGACAAGGACAAAATAATATGCAATGTTGATGAGAAAGACATTGCTGAACATTTAAGG GAGAGGCTGAAGAAAGAGCAGGAGGAAAAAGaacacaaaaagaaagaaaaggctGAGGCCCACCTTTATACTATTATAAAG GTGGCACGGGATGAAGATCTTTCTGAGCAGATTGGAAAGGACATATATTTTGATCTTGTAGACCATGACAAAGTTAGGAGTTTCCGTGTCCAAAAGCAGTTGTCTTTTAACACATTTAAG GAAGAGGTCGCTAAAGAGTTTGGTATACCAGTTCAATTTCAGCGATTTTGGCTATGGGCGAAGCGACAGAACCATACCTATCGTCCTAACCGGCCATTGACACACATCGAGGAAGCACAGTCT GTTGGACAATTGAGAGAGGTGTCAAACAAGGTTCACAATGcagaattaaaattatttttggaagTGGAGCTTGGACCG GATTTAcgtcccattgcaccacctgaAAAGACAAAGGATGATATATTACTTTTCTTCAAGTTATATGATCCTGAAAAAGAGGAGCTACG TTATGTTGGAAGGTTATTTGTGAAGAGTACTGGCAAGCCGTCAGAAATCTTAACAAAGTtgaatgaaatggctggttatgatCCTGATGAAGATATTGGACTTTATGAG GAAATCAAGTTTGAACCAAATGTCATGTGTGAGCCTATTGATAAGAAATTAACATTTCGAGCAAGCCAG CTAGAAGATGGAGATATTGTATGCTTTCAAAAAGGTCCTGTAACTGTAATGGATAGCGAGGATCATATCCGCTATCCAGATGTGCCTTCGTACTTGGAATATGTGCACAACCGCCAG GTTGTTCACTTTCGATCTCTTGATAAACCTAAAGAAGATGACTTCTGCCTGGAGAT GTCAAGGCTTTATACATATGATGATGTGGTGGAAAAAGTTGCTCAACAGCTTGGTTTGGAAGATCCATCCAAGATTAGGCTTACTCCACACAACTGCTACTCTCAGCAACCAAAACCCCAACCCATTAAGTATAGAGGAGTTGAACATTTGTCTGACATGCTGGTACACTACAACCAG ACGTCAGATATATTGTACTATGAAGTACTTGACATCCCTCTGCCGGAATTACAAGGTTTGAAAACTCTGAAAGTTGCATTTCACCATGCAACCAAGGATGAA GTTGTTATTCATACCATCAGACTTCCAAAGCAGAGCACTGTGGGGGATGTCCTCGATGACCTCAAAACTAAG GTGGAACTGTCTCATCCTAATGCTGAGCTTAGGTTGCTTGAAGTCTTCTATCACAAGATATACAAG GTCTTCCCTCCCaatgaaaagattgaaaacattAATGACCAATATTGGACATTACGAGCCGAGGAG ATTccagaagaagagaaaaatctTGGTCCTCATGACCGCCTAATTCATGTCTATCATTTTACAAAAGACACAGCTCAGAATCAAATG CAAATTCAGAACTTTGGGGAACCTTTTTTCTTGGTCATTCATGAAGGTGAGACTTTGACTGAAATTAAGGacagaataaaaaagaaacttCAAGTTCCTGATGATGAGTTTGCGAAG TGGAAGTTTGCATTTTTCTCATTAGGGCGTCCTGAGTATCTTCAAGACTCTGACATTGTATCCAGTCGATTTCAG AGAAGAGATGTTTATGGTGCATGGGAGCAGTATCTTGGATTGGAGCATACTGACAATGCTCCTAAAAGAGCATATGCAGTTAACCAG AATCGCCACACGTTTGAGAAGCCAGTAAAGATCTACAATTAG
- the LOC130942088 gene encoding ubiquitin C-terminal hydrolase 13-like isoform X2, with product MTVMTPAPIDQDDEEMLVPHTDLAENNHQPMEVVAQPEAANTVESQPVEDPQSSRFTWKIPEFSRMNTKKLYSDVFIVGGYKWRVLIFPKGNNVDYLSMYLDVADSSNLPYGWSRYAQFSLAVINQVHNKYSVRKDTQHQFNARESDWGFTSFMPLGELYDASRGYLVNDTLVVEAEVLVRRIVDYWTYDSKKETGYVGLKNQGATCYMNSLLQTLYHIPYFRKAVYHMPTTENDMPSGSIPLALQSLFYKLQYSDTSVATKELTKSFGWDTYDSFMQHDVQELNRVLCEKLEDKMKGTVVEGTIQKLFEGHHMNYIECINVDYKSTRKESFYDLQLDVKGCRDVYASFDKYVEVEPLEGDNKYHAEQFGLQDAKKGVLFIDFPPVLQLQLKRFEYDFMRDTMVKINDRYEFPLQLDLDREDGKYLSPEADRTVRNLYTLHSVLVHSGGVHGGHYYAFIRPTLSEQWYKFDDERVTKEDTKRALEEQYGGEEELPQTNPGFNNTPFKFTKYSNAYMLVYIRESDKDKIICNVDEKDIAEHLRERLKKEQEEKEHKKKEKAEAHLYTIIKVARDEDLSEQIGKDIYFDLVDHDKVRSFRVQKQLSFNTFKEEVAKEFGIPVQFQRFWLWAKRQNHTYRPNRPLTHIEEAQSVGQLREVSNKVHNAELKLFLEVELGPDLRPIAPPEKTKDDILLFFKLYDPEKEELRYVGRLFVKSTGKPSEILTKLNEMAGYDPDEDIGLYEEIKFEPNVMCEPIDKKLTFRASQLEDGDIVCFQKGPVTVMDSEDHIRYPDVPSYLEYVHNRQVVHFRSLDKPKEDDFCLEMSRLYTYDDVVEKVAQQLGLEDPSKIRLTPHNCYSQQPKPQPIKYRGVEHLSDMLVHYNQTSDILYYEVLDIPLPELQGLKTLKVAFHHATKDEVVIHTIRLPKQSTVGDVLDDLKTKVELSHPNAELRLLEVFYHKIYKVFPPNEKIENINDQYWTLRAEEIPEEEKNLGPHDRLIHVYHFTKDTAQNQMQIQNFGEPFFLVIHEGETLTEIKDRIKKKLQVPDDEFAKWKFAFFSLGRPEYLQDSDIVSSRFQRRDVYGAWEQYLGLEHTDNAPKRAYAVNQNRHTFEKPVKIYN from the exons ATGACCGTGATGACTCCCGCTCCCATTGAC CAGGACGACGAGGAGATGCTTGTTCCGCACACTGATTTGGCTGAGAACAATCACCAACCTATGGAAG TTGTAGCTCAACCTGAAGCTGCCAACACTGTGGAAAGTCAGCCTGTTGAGGACCCTCAATCATCGAGATTCACCTGGAAAATTCCTGAATTTTCTAGGATGAATACAAAAAAGCTCTATTCAGATGTATTTATTGTTGGTGGTTATAAATG GCGTGTGCTCATCTTCCCTAAAGGGAACAACGTGGACTATTTGTCCATGTATTTGGATGTTGCAGATTCATCTAATTTGCCGTATGGTTGGAGTAGATATGCACAATTTAGCTTGGCAGTTATCAATCAAGTCCATAATAAGTACTCTGTGAGAAAAG ACACGCAGCACCAATTCAATGCACGAGAAAGTGATTGGGGTTTCACGTCCTTCATGCCACTTGGTGAATTGTATGATGCCAGTAGAGGCTATCTTGTGAATGATACTCTTGTAGTTGAAGCTGAGGTTCTTGTTCGTAGAATCGTTGATTATTGGACTTACGATTCAAAGAAAGAGACAGGTTATGTTGGGCTTAAGAACCAGGGAGCCACATGTTATATGAATTCTCTTCTCCAAACACTCTACCATATTCCTTACTTTCGAAAG gCAGTGTACCATATGCCAACAACAGAAAATGATATGCCGTCTGGAAGCATCCCTTTGGCTCTGCAGAGTCTATTCTACAAGCTCCAGTATAGTGATACCAGTGTTGCAACAAAGGAACTGACAAAATCTTTTGGATGGGATACCTATGATTCTTTCATGCAGCATGATGTTCAAGAACTAAATAGAGTCCTTTGTGAAAAACTTGAAGACAAAATGAAG GGAACTGTTGTGGAGGGAACTATCCAGAAGTTATTTGAAGGGCATCATATGAACTATATTGAGTGCATCAACGTGGACTATAAATCAACTAGAAAGGAGTCATTTTATG ACCTTCAGCTTGATGTCAAGGGCTGTCGTGATGTTTATGCTTCCTTTGATAAGTATGTTGAAGTTGAACCTCTTGAGGGTGACAACAAATACCATGCTGAACAATTTGGTTTGCAG GATGCTAAGAAGGGTGTCCTATTTATTGATTTCCCTCCTGTTCTTCAGCTTCAGCTGAAAAGATTTGAATATGACTTTATGAGGGACACTATGGTAAAG aTTAATGACCGTTATGAGTTTCCTTTGCAACTTGACCTTGATCGTGAGGATGGGAAGTATTTATCACCTGAGGCTGATAGGACAGTTCGCAATCTTTACACACTCCACAG TGTTTTGGTTCACAGTGGTGGTGTGCATGGCGGACATTATTATGCGTTTATAAGGCCAACTCTGTCTGAGCAATG GTACAAATTTGATGATGAGAGAGTGACAAAAGAAGATACTAAGCGGGCATTAGAGGAGCAATATGGTGGTGAGGAGGAG TTACCTCAGACAAATCCTGGATTCAATAATACTCCGTTCAAATTCACCAAATATTCAAATGCTTACATGCTGGTGTACATACGTGAATCCGACAAGGACAAAATAATATGCAATGTTGATGAGAAAGACATTGCTGAACATTTAAGG GAGAGGCTGAAGAAAGAGCAGGAGGAAAAAGaacacaaaaagaaagaaaaggctGAGGCCCACCTTTATACTATTATAAAG GTGGCACGGGATGAAGATCTTTCTGAGCAGATTGGAAAGGACATATATTTTGATCTTGTAGACCATGACAAAGTTAGGAGTTTCCGTGTCCAAAAGCAGTTGTCTTTTAACACATTTAAG GAAGAGGTCGCTAAAGAGTTTGGTATACCAGTTCAATTTCAGCGATTTTGGCTATGGGCGAAGCGACAGAACCATACCTATCGTCCTAACCGGCCATTGACACACATCGAGGAAGCACAGTCT GTTGGACAATTGAGAGAGGTGTCAAACAAGGTTCACAATGcagaattaaaattatttttggaagTGGAGCTTGGACCG GATTTAcgtcccattgcaccacctgaAAAGACAAAGGATGATATATTACTTTTCTTCAAGTTATATGATCCTGAAAAAGAGGAGCTACG TTATGTTGGAAGGTTATTTGTGAAGAGTACTGGCAAGCCGTCAGAAATCTTAACAAAGTtgaatgaaatggctggttatgatCCTGATGAAGATATTGGACTTTATGAG GAAATCAAGTTTGAACCAAATGTCATGTGTGAGCCTATTGATAAGAAATTAACATTTCGAGCAAGCCAG CTAGAAGATGGAGATATTGTATGCTTTCAAAAAGGTCCTGTAACTGTAATGGATAGCGAGGATCATATCCGCTATCCAGATGTGCCTTCGTACTTGGAATATGTGCACAACCGCCAG GTTGTTCACTTTCGATCTCTTGATAAACCTAAAGAAGATGACTTCTGCCTGGAGAT GTCAAGGCTTTATACATATGATGATGTGGTGGAAAAAGTTGCTCAACAGCTTGGTTTGGAAGATCCATCCAAGATTAGGCTTACTCCACACAACTGCTACTCTCAGCAACCAAAACCCCAACCCATTAAGTATAGAGGAGTTGAACATTTGTCTGACATGCTGGTACACTACAACCAG ACGTCAGATATATTGTACTATGAAGTACTTGACATCCCTCTGCCGGAATTACAAGGTTTGAAAACTCTGAAAGTTGCATTTCACCATGCAACCAAGGATGAA GTTGTTATTCATACCATCAGACTTCCAAAGCAGAGCACTGTGGGGGATGTCCTCGATGACCTCAAAACTAAG GTGGAACTGTCTCATCCTAATGCTGAGCTTAGGTTGCTTGAAGTCTTCTATCACAAGATATACAAG GTCTTCCCTCCCaatgaaaagattgaaaacattAATGACCAATATTGGACATTACGAGCCGAGGAG ATTccagaagaagagaaaaatctTGGTCCTCATGACCGCCTAATTCATGTCTATCATTTTACAAAAGACACAGCTCAGAATCAAATG CAAATTCAGAACTTTGGGGAACCTTTTTTCTTGGTCATTCATGAAGGTGAGACTTTGACTGAAATTAAGGacagaataaaaaagaaacttCAAGTTCCTGATGATGAGTTTGCGAAG TGGAAGTTTGCATTTTTCTCATTAGGGCGTCCTGAGTATCTTCAAGACTCTGACATTGTATCCAGTCGATTTCAG AGAAGAGATGTTTATGGTGCATGGGAGCAGTATCTTGGATTGGAGCATACTGACAATGCTCCTAAAAGAGCATATGCAGTTAACCAG AATCGCCACACGTTTGAGAAGCCAGTAAAGATCTACAATTAG